Proteins encoded within one genomic window of Manis pentadactyla isolate mManPen7 chromosome 4, mManPen7.hap1, whole genome shotgun sequence:
- the CDRT4 gene encoding CMT1A duplicated region transcript 4 protein — protein sequence MKTDRELTENIGLPLHLLEQHDPWPAYVTYTSPMVKRLIEKSRARDLAWTQALEESRQMTRPNNTSSIRQLKRKRSSKSSGNMVLEDSRSEAMLSVWSTSSASSVGHTVIPEPIHLQTESRENPTTNYNKIIFSRKPLMRMLPYSSILASKEKHANI from the exons ATGAAGACAGACAGAG AACTCACAGAAAACATTGGGCTTCCCCTGCATCTGCTTGAACAACATGACCCTTGGCCAGCCTACGTCACATATACCTCCCCGATGGTGAAGCGACTCATTGAGAAAAGCAGAGCTAGAGACCTTGCATGGACACAAGCTCTGGAGGAAAGCCGGCAGATGACGAGGCCGAACAACACTTCCAGCATCAGGCAGCTGAAAAGGAAAAGGTCATCCAAGTCCTCTGGCAACATGGTACTCGAGGACTCGAGGTCCGAGGCCATGTTATCAGTGTGGAGCACGAGTTCTGCCTCGTCCGTGGGCCACACTGTTATCCCAGAACCCATACATTTGCAGACAGAATCCAGAGAAAATCCCACCACAAACTATAACAAGATCATCTTCTCTCGAAAACCTCTGATGAGGATGCTTCCATACAGCTCAATTCTAGCCAGCAAGGAGAAACATGCAAACATTTAG